GGAGTTAACCACCTCGCGTTACCCTGGTACAACTCTCGATACGGTCAAAATCCCATTAGATGATGGCCACTATATTATAGATACGCCGGGGATCGTGTATCCATGGCGTTATAGTGAACTAGTTGAGCGTCAGGATCTGGACGCAGTTATGCCAGCCAATCCGTTGAAGCCTGCTGTCTATCAGTTGAATGAAGGACAGACGTTATTCTTCGGTGGACTAGGACGTTTTGATTTCGTGCAAGGTCCGCATCAATCATTCACTTGCTTTATTAGTGGGACTTTAAAAATCCATCGTACCAAGCTGGAACGTGCAGATTCCCTCTATGCGGACCATCGTGGTGAGATGTTGTCTCCTCCCGGAAGTGACCGGATGGACAAGTTGCCATCATGGCAACGACATGAGTTCCGGATTAACCGAGGCAGTCAGAGCGATCTATATATTTCAGGTTTGGGCTGGATCAAGGTCAACGGGACGGAAGGCGCAGTCGTGGCTATCCACGTTCCGCGTGGTGTGAAGGTGCTTACCCGCCCTTCGATGATCTAACGGGGAGGCTAATACAGTGTCTTTGAAAACTGCAACCGAGGGCTACAATACCGGAAATATTCTACTGGGCGTAATGGGAGATCCTATTATACAATCCAAATCTCCAATTATGCATGAAGCAGCACTGCAAGCGCTGGGAATTCCGGGAGCTTACGTACCGCTTCATATCCTCCCGGAGAATCTGGAGGTTGCGGTGCAAGCGATTCGCACGCTTGGGTTCCGTGGGGTAAATGTGACGATTCCGCATAAGGTTGCGGTGATGGCTCATGTGGATCTATTAGATGAAAGTGCGGTAGCCGTTGGCGCAGTCAATACGATTGTTAATGATAATGGGATACTCACCGGATATAATACGGATGGAATCGGTTATGTGCGTTCGCTTAAGGCGGAAGCCATTTCCGATTTGTCAGGCGTAAAGATTATGGTGATTGGAGCTGGTGGAGCAGCAAGAGGAATTGTTGCCGCACTGCTTCAAGAGAAGCCTTCTTCTATCATTATTGCTAATCGTAGTGCTGATAAAGCACAGGACTTGGCCAGACAATGCCAGAGCAAAGGGAATGTCATCGGGATTAGCATGAACGAAGTAGCGGAAATGCTAAGTGGTGTAGACGTACTGATCAATACCACCTCCGTAGGGATGTATCCTCATATGGATGAGACACCAATAGATCCTGGACTGCTTCGTGCAGGAATGATCGTAAGTGATCTGATTTATAATCCGCTGCGTACGCGGCTATTGTTAGAAGGACTTGAACGGGGCTGTACGATTCATGGAGGCCTCGGTATGTTTGTCTATCAGGGAGCCTATGCACTGGAGTATTGGACGGGGCAACCTGCTCCTACGGAAATCATGCGAAAGACCATACTCAATTGTCTGGGTGGAAAAGAGTAAGCAATGGATTCATCAATTTAGGGTAATAATATATGTTAATTAAGGAGTTATTCATTTATGTTAACTGGTAAACAAACACGGTATCTTCGTTCATTGGCGCATCATCTCGATCCAATTTTTCAGGTGGGCAAGGGTGGAGTTAACGAACACCTCGTACGCCACATTGAGGAAGCTATTGAGAAGCGTGAGCTTATGAAGATTAGTATACTGAGCAACAATATTGAGAATCCCAAGGAAATCGGCGCTGCACTGGCTGAACAATCAGGTTCTGAGCTTGTACAAGTGATCGGAAAGACCATTGTCCTGTACAAGGAATCACGTGATAACAAAACCATTGAGCTGCCACGCTAATACCTGATAGCATACTACCGAGGAGGTCGTCCTCTTGAAAGTTGGAATTATGGGAGGTACCTTTGATCCTCTTCATATCGGTCATATGATGGCAGCGGAAGCAGCTAGAGAAACTTATGGACTTCAAGAAGTATGGTTTATGCCATCACATATTCCGCCTCATAAACATGAGGCAGGTGTATCTGGAGTAGACAGGCTGGCAAT
The window above is part of the Paenibacillus sp. FSL K6-0276 genome. Proteins encoded here:
- the aroE gene encoding shikimate dehydrogenase, which encodes MSLKTATEGYNTGNILLGVMGDPIIQSKSPIMHEAALQALGIPGAYVPLHILPENLEVAVQAIRTLGFRGVNVTIPHKVAVMAHVDLLDESAVAVGAVNTIVNDNGILTGYNTDGIGYVRSLKAEAISDLSGVKIMVIGAGGAARGIVAALLQEKPSSIIIANRSADKAQDLARQCQSKGNVIGISMNEVAEMLSGVDVLINTTSVGMYPHMDETPIDPGLLRAGMIVSDLIYNPLRTRLLLEGLERGCTIHGGLGMFVYQGAYALEYWTGQPAPTEIMRKTILNCLGGKE
- the yhbY gene encoding ribosome assembly RNA-binding protein YhbY, which gives rise to MLTGKQTRYLRSLAHHLDPIFQVGKGGVNEHLVRHIEEAIEKRELMKISILSNNIENPKEIGAALAEQSGSELVQVIGKTIVLYKESRDNKTIELPR